One Apostichopus japonicus isolate 1M-3 chromosome 14, ASM3797524v1, whole genome shotgun sequence genomic window carries:
- the LOC139980381 gene encoding 2-oxo-4-hydroxy-4-carboxy-5-ureidoimidazoline decarboxylase-like isoform X2: protein MAKVKSLEDINNLGYKEFGDYLANVVAKTPMIPLAAWSDRPFCSVRDLHATLCKFLDHLPFQGKEGLLRCYPDLPSRLAISSNSFRDINEPSRRAGLLTLSSDDLELITDLNDKYTRKFGFPFVICVNESKRHAIVQGLQLRLKHSRQEEVLMGIANVKQIIWYELFKLVQDTTEDSSAF, encoded by the exons ATGGCTAAAGTGAAATCTCTTGAAGACATCAACAATTTAGGCTACAAAGAGTTTGGTGACTATCTGGCAAATGTTGTTGCTAAGACTCCCATGATACCATTAGCAGCCTGGTCTGATAGACCATTCTGTAGCGTAAGGGATTTACACGCAACTCTCTGTAAGTTTCTGGATCATCTTCCTTTTCAGG GTAAGGAAGGATTGTTAAGATGCTACCCTGATCTGCCCTCCAGACTTGCCATATCCAGTAATAGTTTTAGAGACATTAACGAACCAAGCAGAAGAGCAGGTCTTCTAACGTTATCCTCGGATGACCTTGAACTCATCACAGACTTGAACGATAAGTATACTCGTAAGTTTGGCTTTCCGTTTGTGATCTGCGTCAATGAGAGTAAGAGGCATGCAATAGTGCAAGGTTTGCAGTTGAGATTGAAACATTCACGACAAGAGGAAGTTCTTATGGGAATAGCAAATGTTAAACAGATTATTTGGTATGAATTATTCAAGTTGGTTCAAGATACCACAGAAGATTCAAGTGCCTTTTGA
- the LOC139980381 gene encoding 2-oxo-4-hydroxy-4-carboxy-5-ureidoimidazoline decarboxylase-like isoform X1, producing MTVISQFRPGDTSFAYSWGIVAMAKVKSLEDINNLGYKEFGDYLANVVAKTPMIPLAAWSDRPFCSVRDLHATLCKFLDHLPFQGKEGLLRCYPDLPSRLAISSNSFRDINEPSRRAGLLTLSSDDLELITDLNDKYTRKFGFPFVICVNESKRHAIVQGLQLRLKHSRQEEVLMGIANVKQIIWYELFKLVQDTTEDSSAF from the exons ATGACTGTAATTTCCCAGTTTCGGCCTGGCGATACGAGTTTTGCCTATTCGTG GGGAATTGTTGCCATGGCTAAAGTGAAATCTCTTGAAGACATCAACAATTTAGGCTACAAAGAGTTTGGTGACTATCTGGCAAATGTTGTTGCTAAGACTCCCATGATACCATTAGCAGCCTGGTCTGATAGACCATTCTGTAGCGTAAGGGATTTACACGCAACTCTCTGTAAGTTTCTGGATCATCTTCCTTTTCAGG GTAAGGAAGGATTGTTAAGATGCTACCCTGATCTGCCCTCCAGACTTGCCATATCCAGTAATAGTTTTAGAGACATTAACGAACCAAGCAGAAGAGCAGGTCTTCTAACGTTATCCTCGGATGACCTTGAACTCATCACAGACTTGAACGATAAGTATACTCGTAAGTTTGGCTTTCCGTTTGTGATCTGCGTCAATGAGAGTAAGAGGCATGCAATAGTGCAAGGTTTGCAGTTGAGATTGAAACATTCACGACAAGAGGAAGTTCTTATGGGAATAGCAAATGTTAAACAGATTATTTGGTATGAATTATTCAAGTTGGTTCAAGATACCACAGAAGATTCAAGTGCCTTTTGA